Proteins from a genomic interval of Chroococcidiopsis thermalis PCC 7203:
- the cas3 gene encoding CRISPR-associated helicase Cas3' — translation MSKAHRQYSFKFGRVFFPGEAQPIPSEIRFQPLGNHVGNVMALVKKWSKRDFPSESSFARVLEAAKIHDIGKPQRFEIQAKITKMSKFKEYTYSFRGHRYLAKCDKDAWAEALAIGHHDFSVEDICSQAYKLKKEQKYADILTKEPLAYARELYILEMCDQIEAELACRVFGDGNQADSRAFMDFTIAPDELDDTKYFIEPWIFEDLQPIELTFKSWVMQSNEIDKDGELKKCIQDGREEAIGKILDRIVKTWWQFHQGNSQESITKTITIQPYNSSIQAKIWTVEDFYQKLGGFQPNPMQKEMFEKIYNSHEDQHPAILLKSSTGSGKFESILFPALASSYRLILPLPARSLLEDQKQRTEDYLKKFSKLHPNREFSLVVDTGAQMYRQIYKNGEERKFRTSNSRRHLYKGDVILTTIDKFLYRYFAFGDKQKSFIFPLRINQEKTLICFDEAHSYDEISFTNFNSLVKSLYEAGRSIMLMTATMPSEYLKRFDYLEQIDYIEDSEKYHALQEFQEQTLKQDYPNKKSFEWINSIKRDSEHPEAYQNEYTQIILREWQTESQQKLIVVVERVQDAVEIYQKVKSDLNFSDRSSERFLFLYHGRIADQLRPNIYAEIQKRDSSNQPYLLITTSAIEVGCDLNAKVLISEICPPENLIQRAGRCNRKGNIHNAKVIAIGNSIPEFSNSLDENGWQIYQKTLESLSEFNAQKISECISVSEQVDDYRVIELFSMLHDYVYEADLTCKHAHEKGLIVTRSWTPSATLIYKDGCENPHKITVPVDRLIKNDENDFANTYVLERYYDRETTRFDERELGWGCAYSKDIVIEIHKNQEGAEIYDGKREYSYNPELGFVELPGIFIKLRSTNCDEKLLCKHTDRKSAIITYTKALKTKSD, via the coding sequence TCGAGTATTCTTTCCTGGTGAAGCACAGCCAATTCCTAGCGAAATTCGTTTTCAACCTCTGGGAAATCATGTTGGTAATGTGATGGCTTTAGTTAAGAAATGGAGCAAAAGAGATTTTCCATCAGAGTCTTCTTTTGCAAGAGTTTTAGAAGCAGCAAAGATTCACGATATAGGTAAACCTCAAAGATTTGAGATTCAAGCGAAAATTACGAAAATGAGTAAATTTAAGGAGTATACTTACTCATTTAGAGGACATCGTTACTTAGCTAAATGTGACAAAGATGCTTGGGCAGAAGCTTTAGCAATCGGGCATCATGATTTTTCGGTAGAAGATATATGCAGTCAAGCATACAAACTAAAAAAAGAACAAAAATATGCTGATATTTTGACTAAAGAACCGCTAGCTTACGCCCGCGAACTATATATTCTGGAAATGTGCGATCAGATAGAAGCTGAGTTAGCCTGTAGAGTTTTTGGCGATGGAAACCAGGCAGATTCTCGCGCCTTTATGGACTTTACAATTGCACCAGATGAATTAGACGACACAAAATATTTTATCGAGCCTTGGATCTTTGAAGATTTACAACCTATAGAACTAACTTTCAAGTCTTGGGTCATGCAGTCTAATGAAATTGATAAAGATGGAGAATTAAAAAAATGTATTCAAGATGGTAGAGAAGAAGCTATTGGTAAAATACTAGATCGTATAGTAAAAACCTGGTGGCAATTTCATCAAGGTAACTCACAAGAATCAATTACTAAAACAATAACTATTCAGCCTTATAACTCTAGCATTCAAGCTAAAATTTGGACGGTAGAAGACTTTTATCAAAAGTTGGGAGGTTTTCAGCCTAACCCAATGCAAAAGGAAATGTTTGAAAAAATATATAATTCTCATGAAGACCAACATCCTGCCATTTTATTGAAGTCTTCTACTGGTTCGGGGAAATTCGAGTCAATTCTATTTCCAGCCCTAGCATCAAGTTATCGTTTAATTTTACCTCTGCCCGCTCGTAGTTTATTGGAAGACCAAAAACAAAGAACTGAAGACTATCTAAAAAAATTTTCTAAACTACATCCAAATAGAGAATTTTCTTTAGTTGTAGATACAGGAGCGCAAATGTATCGCCAAATCTACAAAAATGGAGAAGAAAGAAAATTTCGTACATCCAATTCTAGACGACATTTATACAAGGGTGATGTTATTCTCACGACTATAGATAAATTCCTTTATCGCTACTTTGCTTTTGGAGATAAGCAAAAGTCATTCATTTTTCCTTTGAGAATTAATCAAGAGAAGACACTTATCTGTTTTGATGAAGCTCATAGTTATGATGAAATTTCATTTACAAACTTTAACAGTTTAGTGAAATCGTTATATGAAGCTGGACGTTCTATTATGCTTATGACAGCTACAATGCCAAGCGAGTATTTAAAACGTTTTGATTATCTAGAACAAATAGATTATATTGAAGATTCGGAAAAATACCATGCACTCCAAGAATTTCAAGAACAAACATTAAAACAGGATTATCCCAACAAAAAAAGCTTTGAATGGATTAATAGTATTAAACGAGATTCAGAACATCCAGAAGCTTATCAAAATGAATATACTCAAATCATCCTTAGAGAATGGCAGACTGAATCTCAACAAAAACTAATTGTAGTTGTTGAAAGGGTTCAAGATGCAGTCGAGATTTATCAGAAAGTAAAAAGTGACTTAAATTTTAGCGATCGCTCGTCAGAACGATTTTTATTTCTCTATCATGGTAGAATTGCCGACCAACTGCGACCAAATATTTATGCTGAAATTCAAAAACGAGATTCCAGTAATCAACCTTATCTTCTGATTACAACTAGTGCTATAGAAGTTGGTTGCGATCTAAATGCTAAAGTACTGATTTCTGAAATTTGTCCTCCAGAAAACTTAATTCAACGCGCGGGAAGATGCAACCGCAAAGGTAATATACATAATGCTAAAGTGATAGCGATCGGTAATTCAATTCCTGAATTCTCCAATAGCTTAGATGAAAATGGCTGGCAAATCTACCAAAAAACTCTAGAATCATTATCAGAGTTTAATGCTCAAAAAATTAGTGAATGTATCTCTGTTTCTGAACAAGTTGATGATTATCGAGTCATCGAACTATTTTCCATGCTGCATGATTATGTTTATGAGGCAGATTTAACTTGTAAACATGCCCATGAAAAAGGATTGATTGTTACTCGTAGTTGGACACCTTCGGCAACATTGATTTATAAAGATGGCTGTGAAAATCCACATAAAATAACTGTACCTGTCGATCGCCTAATAAAGAATGATGAGAACGATTTTGCTAATACTTATGTATTGGAGCGTTATTACGATCGAGAAACTACACGCTTTGATGAAAGAGAATTAGGCTGGGGTTGTGCTTATTCTAAGGATATAGTAATTGAAATTCACAAAAATCAGGAAGGTGCTGAAATATATGATGGAAAGCGTGAATACTCATATAATCCAGAATTAGGATTTGTGGAATTGCCAGGTATTTTTATTAAACTCAGATCGACGAATTGTGATGAAAAATTACTTTGCAAACACACCGATCGCAAGTCAGCAATTATTACATATACAAAAGCATTGAAAACAAAGTCAGATTAG